TCATGGACTTCTACGGTGCCGGCCTCGCCCGCATCCTCCACCTGCTGTCCGGCGCGCCCGGCGAAGCAGCGGCACGCCTCCTGGGCGACGACCTGGTCGCGAGCCTGCTGGTCCTGCACGACCTGCACCCCGAGGACCGCGACACCCGCATCGCCCGCGCCCTCGACGGGGTCCGGGAACACACCCTGGAGGTGGTGGGCTTCGACGACGAGAGCGGCACCCTGACGGTGCGGGCCCGGGAGGCCGGCGGCTGCGGTTGCGGCTCCGGCACGGGTGTCCGGGAGGCCGCGGAGGCAGCGCTCGCCTCCTTCGCACCGGAGGTCAGGGCGGTCGACGTACAGACCGCCCCCGCGGGGCCGACGCTCCTCCAGATCGGCACGGCACCGGCGGGGGCCCGATGACGGCGTCCCCGGCGACGCGTACGCCCGGCCTGCGGAGGTTCCTCACCGAGAGGCTCCCGCAGCCCGAACGGTGTGAGCTGTGCGCCGTGGCGGTGGAGGCGGGCCACCGTCATCTCGTCGACACCGAGAAACGCGCCCTCGTCTGCGCCTGCGCCCCGTGCGCGCTGCTGATGGAGCAGCCGGGCGCCGCCGCGGGCCGCTTCCGTACGGTCCCGGCCCGCTACCTCACCGACCCCGGACACCGCCTCGACGAGAGCGCGTGGGAGGCGTTGCAGATCCCGGTCGGCGTCGCCTTCCTGTTCCGCAACGCGGCGCTCGACCGGCTCGTCGCCCTCTACCCGAGCCCGGCCGGAGCCACCGAGAGCGAACTCGAACCGGCCACGTGGACGGACGTCCTCGGTGGCAGCCGCCTCGCCGAACTGCTCGAACCCGACGTGGAGGCGCTGCTGCTGCGCCGCACCGCCGGCCGCTTCGAGTGCCACCTCGTACCCATCGACATCTGCTACGAACTGGTCGGCCGTATGCGCCTGTTGTGGCAGGGCTTCGACGGCGGAGCCGAGGCCCGCGCCGCGCTGGACGCGTTCTTCGCGGACGTCGCGCGACGGGTCCGGCCACTGGGCGAGGTGGGTCACCCGTGACCGAGTTCTCCTTCGCCTGCACCGGCGTCCGCGCCGACAGGTACGCCGCCGGACCGACCCTCGTCTTCCGGCTGCGCGTCACCGCCGGCGACAACGCGCGCGTGCACGCCCTCGCGTTGCGCTGCCAGATCCGCATCGAACCCGCCCGCCGCGGTTACGAGCCCGCCGAGGCCGACGGCCTCGCGGACCTCTTCGGCGAGCGCTCACGCTGGGGCAGCACGCTCCAGCCGGTGCAGTTCGCCCAGGTCTCGGTCATGGTCCCGAGCTTCACCGGCGAGATCGAGACCGACCTCGTCGTGCCCTGCACCTACGACATGGACATCGCCGCGACCCGCTACCTCACCGCCCTCACCGACGGCGAGGTGCCCCTGCTGATGCTCTTCTCCGGTACGGCGTTCACCGGAGATGGCGGTTTCCAGGTGGAGCCCGTCCCCTGGGACCGCGAGACGGCCTTCCGGATGCCCGTCACCGCCTGGCGGGAGATGGTCGAGCAGCACTTCCCCGGCTGCGGCTGGATCCGGCTGCCCCGCGACACCATGGACGCCCTCCTCGCCTACCGCTCCCGGCACGCCCTGCCCTCCTGGGAGGCGACCGTCGCGGCGCTGCTGGAGGGTGCCGACCCGCCCGCGCACGACCCGCTGCGCGCCCTCACCGCCACCACCGGAAGGACCGATCCGTGACCGTGACCGCGTTCGCCCCCGAGACCGAGGAGCGCTTCGCTCTCGCCCGGCAGGTGGCCGACGCCGTCCTCTTCGAGGGCTATGTGCTCTACCCGTACCGCGCCTCGGCGGCCAAGAACCGGCTGCGCTGGCAGTTCGGCGTGCTCGTGCCGCCCGCCTGGGGCGCCGAGCGCGAGGAGCACGACTTCCAGCACACCGAATGCCTGATGGAACCGAAGGCCGGGGCGACCCTCTCGGTCGAGGTGCGCTTCCTGCACGCCCGACGGCGCACGGTACAGCGGGCCCGTCCGGACGGCGGCTTCGACACGGTGCCCGAACTCCGCCTCGACGACCGGGTGTTGGTGCCCTGGGACGAGGGAAGCGAGGAGCGCGTCGAGGTGGTCGCGTCGGTGGACGAGCTCCTCGGCGACGGCGTCATGTATCCCTTCCGGCTCCCCGCCCGCGAGGACACCGAGCCGGTCGTGGACGAGGCCGGCCGTGCCGTCGGCCGACTGGTCCGGCGCTGTGAGGAGATCAGCGGGGCGGTACGGCTCTGCGTCCGCGAACTCGACGGCCCCTACCGGACCATGCGGCTGACCGCCGTCGTCGAGAACACCAGCGACTGGTCACCGCCCGAGGGCCGCGGCGCGGACCGGGAGGCGGCGCTGCCGCACTCCCTGGTGGCCACCCACCTCCTCATGGCCCTCAGCGCCGGATCATTCCTGTCGATGACCGATCCGCCCGAGTGGGCGAAGGGCGCGGTCGCCGCCTGCCGCAACCTGCACACCTGGCCCGTACTCGCGGGCGAACCCGGCCGTGCCGACCTCGTGCTGTCCTCGCCGATCATCCTGCAGGACCATCCGGCCATCGCGCCGGAGAGTCCCGGCGCGCTCTACGACGCCACCGAGATCGACGAGATCCTCGCGCTGCGCACCGCGGCCCTCACCGACGAGGAGAAGCGCGAGGCCCGGGGCACGGACGAGCGGGCGGCCGCCGTGATCGAGCTGGCGGACTCGATGCCGCCCGAGGTTCTGGAGCGTCTGCACGGGGCGGTGCGCAGCCTGCGTGAGGTGACCGGTCCCGGCCCCGCCGCCCCGGACGGCGGCTTCCCCGACGAATACGGGGTGATGCGGCCGGACACCCCCTGGTGGGACCCCGCGAGCGAGGAGGGCTTCGACCCGGAGCAGGACCGGGTGGTCGTGGACGGCCGTTCGGTGGGCAAGGGCAGCCGCGTCGAGCTGCACCCGGGCCTGCGGCGCACCGACGCACAGGACATCTTCCTGCGGGGCCGCACCGCGAAGGTCGAGGCGGTGCTGCACGACGTGGACGGCGGGGTGCACCTGGCGGTCACCGTGGAGGGCGACCCGGGCGCCGACGTCCGCCGCGAGCAGGGACGGTTCCTGTACTTCCAGCCCGACGAGGTCACACCGCTGGAGGACGACGTATGAACCCCTCCTCGCAGTCAGGCCCCAGGACCCTCGTCGCCGGCATCGGCAACATCTTCCTCGGGGACGACGGCTTCGGCGTGGAGACCGCCCGCCGGCTCGCCGAGCGCGACCTGCCCGGACACATCGAGGTCGTGGACATCGGGGTGCGCGGGGTGCACCTCGCCTACCAGCTGCTGGACGGCTACGACACCCTCGTCCTCGTGGACGCCACGGCACGCGGCGAAGCCCCCGGCACGCTGTACGTGATCGAGCACGACGTCGGCGGAGGGAGCCCTTCACCTCCCGCCCCCGCGCTGGACGGCCACCGGATGACTCCCGACACGGTCCTGGCACTGCTGGGCACCCTGTGCGCCGGGACCGGCGGTGAGTCACCACGCCGCGTCCTGGTCGTGGGATGCGAACCGGCCTCGGTGGACGAGGGCATCGGTCTCAGCCCGCCGGTGTCCGACGCCGTACCGGAGGCCGTCCGACTGATTGAAAGGCTGCTGAGGCAAGGGGAGCCGGGAGAGTCCGCGCCGCGGGCCACGGCCGGTGGGATCTCGACATGAGGAGAGACGGGATGAAGAAGATCGTCATCGGCGGAGCGGCCGTCGCCGCCCTGGTCGCTGTCGTCGCCGAGGTGCTTCCCGACCTCCGGCGCTACCTGCGGATCCGACGGATGTGAAACGGGAGTCATGGGTGCTCCGTGAGGTTGCGTCGAACGGTGTATCTGCCGGCTGGTGACGGCGTGCCGGGCCGTGCGACCAGGGAGCGCCCGCCTCTAATGAAGCCCGGCAGGAGGCCGGCTGCGGAAGGACGGAGACCCATGCACGAGATGTCCGTCGCGCTGGCCGTCGTCGACCAGGTCGAAGAGGCCGCCGCACGGGCCGAGGACGTCACGGCGGTGCGATCGGTACGGCTCCAGGTGGGCGAACTGGCCGGCGTCGTACCCGATGCGCTCGCCTTCTCCTTCGAACTGGCCTGCGCCGGAACCCTGCTGGAAGGCGCCGAACTGATCACAGAAACGGTGCCGGGGCGGGCCCGCTGCACCCCCTGCGCACACGAATGGGCCGTCGGCATGCCGCCCCGGCTGACCTGCCCCGCGTGCGGCGGTACGCAGACCGACCTGCTCACGGGCCGGGAACTGCAGATCCTCGACGTGCATTGGGAAGACGGCGGCCCCACGCACCCGCTCACCCGCGAACCGATCTCCGAGGAGCGCTGAACCATGTGCCGTGTCGTCGACCTGCGGCAGGCCGTACTCGCGAAGAACGACGCGAGCGCCCACGAACTGCGCGCGCACCTCGCGGCGCGAGGCATCGCGATCGTCAATCTGCTGTCCAGTCCGGGCAGTGGCAAGACCGCGCTGCTGGAGCGCGAACTGCTGCGGGCACGGGAGCGGTCCGTTCCCGTCGCGGCGCTGAGCGCCGATCTGGCCACCGAGAACGATGCGGCCCGGCTGGCGCGTTCGGGGGTCCCCGTCAAGCAGGTGCTCACCGACGGACTGTGCCATCTGGAGGCGGGGATGCTCGCCGGGCACCTGGACGGGTGGCTGCCCGACGACACCCGGCTGCTGTTCGTGGAGAACGTCGGCAACCTGGTCTGCCCGGCCTCCTACGACCTGGGGGAAACACTGAGGGTCACCCTCGCCTCCGTGACGGAGGGCGAGGACAAGCCGCTCAAGTACCCCACCGCCTTCGGCCTCGCCCACCTTGTGGTGGTGACCAAGACCGACATCGCGGAGGCCGTCGAGTTCGACGAGGCGGCGTTCCGCGCGCATGTGGAGCAGGTCAACCCCGGAGTCGAGGTGATCCTGACGTCGGCACGCCGGGGGCAGGGAGTCGGCGCGCTGCTCGACCGGGCGCTGGCCGCTGTGGACGGCACACCTGTCCACTCACCGGTCATGGCCCGGCAGCCCGATCACCACGGTCACGGTCACACGCACACGCAGCCGGAGGCCACCGGCATCATGGCCCACATCCACTCGTGAGCGGTCCGCAGGTTCCGACCGCCGTCGCCGAGAACACCCCACGACGCCGCCGGGTCACCGTCCGGGGAGTGGTACAGGGAGTGGGCTTCAGGCCCTACCTCTACGGCCTTGCCACGGAACTCGCCCTGGCCGGACACGTGACCAACACTCCGGAGGGTGTCGTCGCGGAGGTCGAAGGCAGTGCCTCGGCCGTGGCCCGGTTCTGCGACCTGATCGCCGCCCAGGCACCGCCGCTGGCCCGCGTGGAGTCCGTCCACCACCGGGAGATGCCTCCCGTCGGCGGCACCGCGTTCACCATCCTCACCTCGCGCACCGGCGGACCGGCCCGCACTCTGGTCTCCCCCGACTCCGCCACCTGCGCCGACTGCCTCGCCGAGTTGGCCGCCCCGGCGGACCGGCGCTACCGGCACCCGTTCGTCAACTGCACTCACTGCGGCCCGCGCTTCACGATCGTCACCGGCGTGCCGTACGACCGGGCGAACACCACCATGGCCGGCTTCGCGATGTGCCCCGACTGCGCCCGGGAGTACGCGGATCCGGCCGACCGCCGGTTCCACGCGCAGCCGGTCGCCTGCCCGGCCTGCGGGCCCCGTCTGCGGCTGGTCCTCGCCCAGAAAGCACGGCTCAGCGATGTCGAGGGGGCGGACCCGGTCTCCGAGGCCCGCGCGCTGCTGAAGCGGGGCGCGATCCTCGCCGTGAAGGGCCTGGGCGGCTACCACCTGGCCTGCGATGCCTCGAACCAGGAGGCGGTCGCCCTCCTGCGCCGGCGAAAGGCGCGCGGGAACAAGCCGTTCGCCGTCATGGCCAGGACCGCGGACGACGTCCGTCACCTCGTCCGGCTGAGCCCCGAGGAGCGGAGCCTGCTCGAAGGCCGGGCCAGGCCGGTCGTCCTGCTGAGGCGGCGTCCGCAGACCGACGGGGATCCCCGGCCCGCCGAGGCCGTGGCACCCGGCAGCCCCGACCTCGGAGTCATGCTGCCCTACACGCCCGTGCACCATCTGCTGCTCGGTCTGCCCGGCGACCCGGACGGCCCCCGGCTGCTCGTCATGACCAGCGGCAACCTGTCCGGTGAGCCGATCGTCACCGACGACAACGAGGCACTGGAGCGACTCGCGCACCTGGCCGACGCCTGGCTCACGCACGACCGGCCGATCCACGTCCCGTGCGACGACTCCGTCGTCCGCGTCTGCGACGGCAAGCCACTGCTGATCCGCCGCTCACGTGGCTACGCCCCGTTGCCGGTCTCCCTCCCGCTGCCCGTGCGGCCGGCCCTCGCCGTCGGCGGAGACCTGAAGAACGCCTTCTGTCTCGGGGCGGGCCGGCAGGCCTGGCTGTCGGCGCACATCGGCGACATGGACGACGTCGGCACCCAACGGGCCTTCGAGCGCGCGGAGGCGCAGTTGGAGTCCATCACGGGAGTGCGGCCCGAGGCCCTGGTCTCCGACCGGCATCCTGGCTACCGCTCCGCCGGATGGGCCGACCGGAACGCGGCGCACCGGCCCGTCGTACGCGTCCAGCACCATCACGCGCACATTGCCGCCGCCATGGCCGAGCACGGACTGGACGGCACCCGGCCGGTGATCGGCGTCGCCTTCGACGGCACCGGTCACGGCGACGACGGCGCCGTGTGGGGCGGGGAGTTCCTGTTGGCGGACTACGACCGCTTCACCCGGTTCGGACATCTCGCGTATGTTCCACTGCCCGGTGGTGACGCCGCGGTGCGCCGGCCGTACCGCATGGCGCTGGCCCACCTGAGGGCGGCCGGGATCGACTGGTCCGACGACCTCGCCTGTACGACCGCCTGTCCGCCCGACGAACTCCACGTCCTGGAACGGCAGTTGGAGCGCGGCCTGAACTGTGTCCCCACATCCAGCATGGGCCGGCTCTTCGACGCGGTGTCCTCTCTCGCCGGGGTGTGCCACCGAGCCGGATACGAGGCACAGGCCGCTGTCGAACTGGAGGGGGCGGCTCTGCACGCACCGGCCGACGACACCACCGCGTACGCCTTCGCCCTGCACGCGTCGGAGGAGAACCGGGACGGCGCCGTACGGGCCGATCCGGCACCCGTCCTCGCGGCGATCGTCGGTGACCTGCGTGTGGGTGTCGAGCCTGCCCTGGTCGCCGCGCGCTTCCACCGGGGCGTGACCGGCCTGGTGCACCGGATGTGCACGCGGGCGCGAGAGCGGCGCGGGCTGGACACGGTGGCCCTGACGGGGGGCGTGTTCGCCAACACACTGCTCTCCTCGGCCTGTGCCGCCTCCCTGCGCGAGGACGGCTTCACGGTCCTGCGGCACCACCTGGTGCCGCCCAACGACGGTGGCCTGGCGCTGGGCCAACTGATGGTGGCCGCCCGTGCCACCCCCACTCCCACCGAATGAGCAAGCGCGCGACCCACAGCGAGGAGAGGCTCATGTGCCTGGCGGTACCCGGCAGAGTGCTGGACATCGAGGAACGGGACGGCACCCGGATGGCCACCGTCGACTTCGGCGGCGTGGTCAAGGAGGTGTGCCTGGAGTATCTGCCCGACCTCCAGGTCGGCGAGTACGCCATCGTCCACGTGGGGTTCGCCCTGCAACGGCTGGACGAGGAGTCGGCGCGACAGACGCTCGAACTCTTCGCCGAACTCGGCCTGTTGCAGGAGGAGTTCGGCGACCCCTGGGAAGTGGCGGCGGCGGAGGCAGCGGGCTCGGAACCGGTGGAAGAGGTGCGCAACCAGTGAAGTACATCGACGAGTTCCAGGACCCGGAGCTGGCTCGACGGCTCCTCGACGACATCCACGCCACGGTCACGAGGCCGTGGGCGCTGATGGAGGTGTGCGGAGGGCAGACACACAGCATCATCCGGCACGGCATCGACCAACTCCTGCCGGAGCAGGTCGAGTTGATCCATGGGCCGGGCTGCCCGGTGTGCGTGACCCCGCTGGAGGTCATCGACAAGGCCCTGGAGATCGCCTCCCGACCGGAGGTGATCTTCTGCTCCTTCGGTGACATGCTGCGTGTGCCGGGCACCGGACGGGACCTGTTCCAGGTCCGCGGAGAGGGCGGTGACGTGCGCGTCGTCTACTCACCGCTCGACGCGCTGCGGATCGCCCAGCAGAACCCGGACCGCGAGGTGGTGTTCTTCGGCATCGGCTTCGAGACGACCGCACCCCCCAACGCCATGACGGTCCATCAGGCCCGGAAACTTGGCATCCCGAACTTCAGCATGCTGGTGTCCCATGTCCGCGTACCGCCCGCCATCGAGGCCATCATGTCGTCGCCGAGCTGCCGGGTGCAGGGCTTCCTCGCGGCCGGCCATGTCTGCAGCGTGATGGGCATGGGGGAGTACCCGGAACTGGCGGAGCGCTTCCGGGTGCCGATCGTCGTGACGGGCTTCGAGCCACTGGACATCCTCGAAGGCGTGCGCCGTACCGTCCGGCAGCTGGAACGCGGTGAGCACACCGTCGACAACGCCTACGCCCGTGCCGTTCGCGCGGAGGGCAACCCGGCCGCCCGGGCCATGCTGGAGGACGTTTTCGAGGTCACCGACCGCGCCTGGCGCGGCATCGGGGTGATCCCGCAGAGCGGCTGGCGGCTGGCGCCGAAGTACCGCGCCTACGACGCCGAGCACCGCTTCTCCGTCGACGGCATCCGCACCCAGGAGCCGGCCGAGTGCCGCAGCGGAGAGGTCCTGCAGGGGCTGCTCAAGCCGCACGAGTGCGAGGCCTTCGGCACTCTGTGCACGCCGCGTACGCCGCTGGGGGCCACCATGGTCTCCAGCGAGGGAGCCTGCGCCGCGTACTACCTCTACCGGCGGCTGGACATGCCCGCCACCAAGGCCCAGGAGGCGACCCCCGTTGTCTGACACCACCGATCTCCCCGTCCCCGCCCTGGACGTCGAGGCGTGGACGTGTCCGGCGCCCCTGCGGGACCGGCCGCGGGTCGTCATGGGCCACGGCGGCGGTGGAGTGCTCTCCGCCGAACTGGTCCAGCAGATCTTCGCTCCCGCTTTCGGGGGCGAGGTGCTCGCCCAGATGGGTGACGCCGCCGTCCTCTCCCTGGGCGGTGCCCGGCTGGCGTTCTCCACCGACTCCTACGTGGTGCGGCCGCTGTTCTTCCCCGGCGGAAGCATCGGCGACCTGGCGGTCAACGGCACCGTCAACGACCTCGCCATGAGCGGCGCCCGCGCCGCCTACCTCTCCTGCGGATTCATCCTGGAGGAGGGCGTCGAGCTCGATGTGGTCACCAGGGTTTCCGTGGCGCTGGGGGCGGCCGCGCGCACCGCCTGTGTGGAGGTGGCCACCGGCGACACCAAGGTGGTGGAGGC
This portion of the Streptomyces canus genome encodes:
- the hypB gene encoding hydrogenase nickel incorporation protein HypB, whose protein sequence is MCRVVDLRQAVLAKNDASAHELRAHLAARGIAIVNLLSSPGSGKTALLERELLRARERSVPVAALSADLATENDAARLARSGVPVKQVLTDGLCHLEAGMLAGHLDGWLPDDTRLLFVENVGNLVCPASYDLGETLRVTLASVTEGEDKPLKYPTAFGLAHLVVVTKTDIAEAVEFDEAAFRAHVEQVNPGVEVILTSARRGQGVGALLDRALAAVDGTPVHSPVMARQPDHHGHGHTHTQPEATGIMAHIHS
- the hypF gene encoding carbamoyltransferase HypF, whose translation is MSGPQVPTAVAENTPRRRRVTVRGVVQGVGFRPYLYGLATELALAGHVTNTPEGVVAEVEGSASAVARFCDLIAAQAPPLARVESVHHREMPPVGGTAFTILTSRTGGPARTLVSPDSATCADCLAELAAPADRRYRHPFVNCTHCGPRFTIVTGVPYDRANTTMAGFAMCPDCAREYADPADRRFHAQPVACPACGPRLRLVLAQKARLSDVEGADPVSEARALLKRGAILAVKGLGGYHLACDASNQEAVALLRRRKARGNKPFAVMARTADDVRHLVRLSPEERSLLEGRARPVVLLRRRPQTDGDPRPAEAVAPGSPDLGVMLPYTPVHHLLLGLPGDPDGPRLLVMTSGNLSGEPIVTDDNEALERLAHLADAWLTHDRPIHVPCDDSVVRVCDGKPLLIRRSRGYAPLPVSLPLPVRPALAVGGDLKNAFCLGAGRQAWLSAHIGDMDDVGTQRAFERAEAQLESITGVRPEALVSDRHPGYRSAGWADRNAAHRPVVRVQHHHAHIAAAMAEHGLDGTRPVIGVAFDGTGHGDDGAVWGGEFLLADYDRFTRFGHLAYVPLPGGDAAVRRPYRMALAHLRAAGIDWSDDLACTTACPPDELHVLERQLERGLNCVPTSSMGRLFDAVSSLAGVCHRAGYEAQAAVELEGAALHAPADDTTAYAFALHASEENRDGAVRADPAPVLAAIVGDLRVGVEPALVAARFHRGVTGLVHRMCTRARERRGLDTVALTGGVFANTLLSSACAASLREDGFTVLRHHLVPPNDGGLALGQLMVAARATPTPTE
- a CDS encoding hydrogenase maturation nickel metallochaperone HypA/HybF, translating into MHEMSVALAVVDQVEEAAARAEDVTAVRSVRLQVGELAGVVPDALAFSFELACAGTLLEGAELITETVPGRARCTPCAHEWAVGMPPRLTCPACGGTQTDLLTGRELQILDVHWEDGGPTHPLTREPISEER
- a CDS encoding HypC/HybG/HupF family hydrogenase formation chaperone, yielding MCLAVPGRVLDIEERDGTRMATVDFGGVVKEVCLEYLPDLQVGEYAIVHVGFALQRLDEESARQTLELFAELGLLQEEFGDPWEVAAAEAAGSEPVEEVRNQ
- a CDS encoding DUF5947 family protein; protein product: MTASPATRTPGLRRFLTERLPQPERCELCAVAVEAGHRHLVDTEKRALVCACAPCALLMEQPGAAAGRFRTVPARYLTDPGHRLDESAWEALQIPVGVAFLFRNAALDRLVALYPSPAGATESELEPATWTDVLGGSRLAELLEPDVEALLLRRTAGRFECHLVPIDICYELVGRMRLLWQGFDGGAEARAALDAFFADVARRVRPLGEVGHP
- a CDS encoding DUF6084 family protein — its product is MTEFSFACTGVRADRYAAGPTLVFRLRVTAGDNARVHALALRCQIRIEPARRGYEPAEADGLADLFGERSRWGSTLQPVQFAQVSVMVPSFTGEIETDLVVPCTYDMDIAATRYLTALTDGEVPLLMLFSGTAFTGDGGFQVEPVPWDRETAFRMPVTAWREMVEQHFPGCGWIRLPRDTMDALLAYRSRHALPSWEATVAALLEGADPPAHDPLRALTATTGRTDP
- a CDS encoding hydrogenase maturation protease, coding for MNPSSQSGPRTLVAGIGNIFLGDDGFGVETARRLAERDLPGHIEVVDIGVRGVHLAYQLLDGYDTLVLVDATARGEAPGTLYVIEHDVGGGSPSPPAPALDGHRMTPDTVLALLGTLCAGTGGESPRRVLVVGCEPASVDEGIGLSPPVSDAVPEAVRLIERLLRQGEPGESAPRATAGGIST
- the hypD gene encoding hydrogenase formation protein HypD, whose translation is MKYIDEFQDPELARRLLDDIHATVTRPWALMEVCGGQTHSIIRHGIDQLLPEQVELIHGPGCPVCVTPLEVIDKALEIASRPEVIFCSFGDMLRVPGTGRDLFQVRGEGGDVRVVYSPLDALRIAQQNPDREVVFFGIGFETTAPPNAMTVHQARKLGIPNFSMLVSHVRVPPAIEAIMSSPSCRVQGFLAAGHVCSVMGMGEYPELAERFRVPIVVTGFEPLDILEGVRRTVRQLERGEHTVDNAYARAVRAEGNPAARAMLEDVFEVTDRAWRGIGVIPQSGWRLAPKYRAYDAEHRFSVDGIRTQEPAECRSGEVLQGLLKPHECEAFGTLCTPRTPLGATMVSSEGACAAYYLYRRLDMPATKAQEATPVV
- a CDS encoding DUF6893 family small protein, translated to MKKIVIGGAAVAALVAVVAEVLPDLRRYLRIRRM